A part of Ictalurus furcatus strain D&B chromosome 8, Billie_1.0, whole genome shotgun sequence genomic DNA contains:
- the LOC128611930 gene encoding skin secretory protein xP2-like: MRKQQVAMSAAEEARIWAFYRSSLEMSKQLEEEIAQCKAELRAASSLVPFTPSPPPKSDAVQRSQQSDLSIWGFPLQGNCTMLRSPEVKAGPEICWGGAMRTAELQPEAYGEASAVELPPEVNMATSDRQLEVAEEAVPLPCPAEEAVLLSSPAEEAVPLPCPAEEAAQPSSPAGDAAQRFNSSAARGGPLCSRAAGGGALRSTATGSGALRSTSSAARGGAPTFNPGGGVAPPLCCPTEAASLSVAARDNLHRGPGPPLEGGSVTPRPADGTAARLLTGHVTLLFSFASRLDIELSLIMSLICPRCPCFGLSMFAI, encoded by the coding sequence atgcggaagcagcaggtagcCATGAGCGCCGCCGAAGAGGCCAGGATTTGGGCGTTTTACCGTTCAtccctggagatgagcaaacagcttgaagaggaaattgctcagtgcaaagccGAGCTGCGCGCAGCATCGTCCCTCGTGCCATTTACCCCGTCCCCGCCGCCGAAGAGCGACGCCGTGCAacgcagccagcaaagtgacctgagcatctggggcttcccactgcaggggaattgcaccatgctgcgcagtccagaggtgaaggctggcccagaaatttgttgggggggggcaatgaggacagcagagctccagcctgaggcctacggggaggcctcagctgtggagctcccacctgaggtcaacatggcgacctcagatcGACAGCTTGAGGtggctgaggaggccgtcccgctgccctgcccggccgaggaggccgtcctgctgtccagcccggccgaggaggccgtcccgctgccctgcccggccgaggaggccgcccagccctccagtcccgctggggacgccgcccagcgTTTCAATTCCAGTGCTGCCAGAGGCGGCCCCCTGtgttccagagccgccgggggtgGCGCCCTGCGTTCCACAGCCACAGGGAGCGGTGCCCTGCGTTCCACTTCCAGTGCCGCCAGGGGCGGTGCTccgactttcaaccccggtgggggGGTTGCTCCGCCCCTCTGCTGCCCAACTGAGGCTGCCTCGCTTTccgtggcagcgagagacaACTTGCACAGGGGCCCGGGACcccctttggaggggggttctgttacgccacggccagcagatggcactgcggcacggcttctgactggtcacgtgactcttttgttttcgttcgcttcccgcttggacattgaattaagtttgatcatgtctctgatttgccccaggtgtccatgttttggtttgagtatgtttgctatttaa
- the LOC128612030 gene encoding matrix metalloproteinase-17-like produces MWRVNRGGLVSRRAVSVRKLWAALPTSLPPLRAVLERQEDHAIIFISGSQFWLFKDLSLQNGFPQPLFALNPADLDGEKHGVHWDPDKGVVWGSGVERGEGGQVWTELIEGGVNGIITENNGSLFLFKGSHYWKFAHPGSSPEEGFPRPVASDWLKCPDPSPHHPGDISLTSIVGQQELQERKEEGALEQIRRRSKTTMRHTENHGECPCSNSASPPNTSLHFLMIILLLHTLTYQSSVSLFTTRSHPVRL; encoded by the exons ATGTGGAGGGTGAACAGAGGAGGCCTGGTTTCTCGGAGAGCCGTGTCCGTGCGCAAACTCTGGGCTGCTCTGCCCACATCTCTGCCCCCGCTGAGGGCCGTACTGGAGAGGCAAGAGGATCACgccatcatcttcatcagtg GTTCTCAGTTCTGGCTGTTTAAGGATCTGTCTCTGCAGAATGGTTTCCCGCAGCCGCTGTTTGCTCTGAATCCCGCAGACCTGGATGGAGAGAAACACGGTGTGCACTGGGACCCTGataaaggagtggtgtgggGGTCGGGAGTAGAGCGAGGAGAGGGCGGTCAAGTGTGGACCGAGCTCATTGAAGGAGGAGTGAATGGAATTATTACAGAGAACAATG gatctctcttcctcttcaaaGGCTCTCACTATTGGAAATTTGCCCACCCAGGCTCCTCCCCTGAGGAGGGATTTCCCCGACCTGTGGCCTCAGATTGGTTGAAGTGCCCCGACCCTTCCCCTCATCACCCTGGAGATATCTCTCTGACATCCATTGTTGGTCAGCAGGAGCTTCAAGAGAGGAAAGAGGAAGGCGCATTGGAGCAGATCAGGCGCAGGTCCAAAACTACAATGAGACATACAGAGAATCATGGGGAATGTCCCTGCTCCAACAGCGCATCACCACCTAACACAAGTCTGCATTTCCTGATGATCATCCTGCTCTTACACACTCTGACTTATCAGTCATCTGTGTCCCTTTTTACGACACGCTCACATCCTGTTCGTCTTTAG
- the LOC128611931 gene encoding uncharacterized protein LOC128611931, whose amino-acid sequence MAPLINSFALALLTVQSIFNPDIPCEKITKPLVLDGNYSSIMGKWIMVESVSEGMVGMVLQTMESHWMEISPGTKNDTVLLRQAISIEKECTLRDPQEFPLQKSAVYDPVSDGIIQNYLLPSCSNCLTGYFRLDNEDYPTRVLLLFSKERTVSKRTRKLYRKQVKCMGFHDPYFTVYDAESELCPVEE is encoded by the exons ATGGCTCCCCTGATAAACAGTTTCGCTCTGGCTCTTCTGACTGTCCAGTCTATTTTCAACCCTGATATACCCTGTGAGAAAATCACAAAGCCTCTGGTGCTGGATGGCAACTACAGCTCA atCATGGGGAAGTGGATCATGGTTGAAAGCGTATCTGAAGGTATGGTGGGAATGGTGCTACAGACGATGGAGTCACACTGGATGGAGATCTCACCTGGTACAAAAAACGATACCGTCCTTTTGAGACAAGCAATCAG TATAGAGAAAGAATGTACGCTTAGAGATCCCCAGGAATTCCCTCTTCAAAAAAGTGCTGTGTATGACCCTG TCAGTGATGGAATTATCCAGAACTACTTATTACCATCCTGTTCCAACTGTCTCACTGGATACTTCAGACTCGATAATGAAGACTACCCCACCAGAGTACTTCTGCTGTTCT CTAAGGAACGCACAGTTTCAAAAAGAACAAGGAAACTGTACCGAAAGCAGGTCAAGTGTATGGGATTTCATGACCCATATTTTACCGTCTACGACGCGGAATCAG AATTGTGTCCGGTGGAAGAATGA